From the genome of Desertibacillus haloalkaliphilus:
CCGTTGGCAATTTAGAGGATATGACCTACCGAGCGATTCGGACGTTACAAGAAGTTGATCTGATTGCTGCCGAAGATACGAGGCAAACGCGTAAACTTTGTAATCACTTTGAGATTCAGACAAAGCTTGTGAGTTATCACGAGCATAATAAGGAAGCGAGTGGAGAAAAGCTACTCCAACATTTGCGAGACGGCCATGATATTGCCTTAGTTAGTGATGCAGGCATGCCAGCGGTTTCAGACCCGGGATATGAACTTGTTGTTTCTTGTCTTCAAGAAGAGCTTGCCGTTGTTCCATTACCTGGTGCGAATGCTGCATTACCGGCCATCGTTGCTTCCGGTTTGCCGACGGATCAGTTTTTATTTTATGGCTTTCTCCACCGCCAGAAAAAACAAAAAAACGAAGAGCTTGAGCATCTGAAGTCGATTGAAGTGCCGATCATTTTTTATGAGTCCCCTCATCGTTTAAAAGAGACGCTGCAGCTGATCGAAAAGGCCTTTGGAAATCGACAAATATCAGTTACGAGGGAGTTGTCGAAAAAACATGAAGAGTTTATTCGTGGTTCCATCAGTGAAGTTATTGAGTGGTGTGAAGTTGGCCAAGTAAAAGGCGAATTTTGTTTTGTTGTCGCTGGGGCTTCTGGTGATGAACAACAAGAAGAGAATTGGTGGCAAGACCTAACAATCATACAGCATGTTGAGCATTACCTATCATTGAAGATGAGTTCAAAAGACGCAATTAAGCAAGTCGCGCGTGAACGGAAATTGCCAAAGCGTGAGGTTTATGCAACATATCATAAAGATTAGAAAAAAGGTGATCAGAGAACCGTGAGTGTTGTTCTTGATCACCTTTTTTATGTTTTATTTGCTTTTCGCTACATAGTCTTGTAATTCATTCATAAGTTCTTGAGCACCAGATGGGCTTAATACAATCTTCCCATCCCCTAGTGAAATGTTTTCATCTGAGACTTCGCCTGTAATTTGGCACGTCATGTTTGGTTTGTATTTCTTTAAAATAATTCGATCATTATCGACATAGATTTCTAGTGCATCCTTTTCAGCAATATCTAATGTGCGGCGAAGCTCAATTGGAATAACGACACGTCCTAATTCATCGACCTTTCTTACAATACCAGTAGATTTCATCCTCGGTTTCCCCCTAAAAAATATAATAAAGTAATTAATAGATTACGTCATTTTTCGACAAAAATTTTGTTAAACTAAGAATACCAGCATTTCCAAAACAAGTCAATTAAAATAAAGTATATTTTTTACAAATTAATAGAGAAAATGCGGGATAATGTCGAAAAAACCTGATACTGATGGGATTTTACAGTTTGATAGAGAATAGAAATGCTAGAAATTTGTCATTTTATAATGAAGCTCAATGGCAATAGCCTCGATTGATTGGAAATTAATCAAAACTGATTTTCATTTCGACAAACTCAGATTCGACAAAATTTATTGGAGAATGAACCGGTTCGACAATTCGACTCTACTAACAGGAAGCATAGTAACTAAGCGATGGCTGCTTGACAGTTATGAATTATTTTTAGTATATTTTGGTGGGAGTCTAGGTGATACTGTAGACAAGGAATCATTCTGTATTAAAACAATCCTATGTGTTTCTTCTATATAATGTCCGATGAAGGGATGAGTACAACGGAATTTCTATTAGCAACAAGGAGTTGTGGAGAGAGCCGGGGGAGCTGGAAACCGGTATAGAATGAACGTTGGAAGATGGTCCAAAGAGGATTTGCTTTCGAGTTAAGTTGTCCGACTAATAAGGGAGCAACGTGATCTAGCGTTACTAGAGTAAGTCAATGGAAGTTGACTAACTGAGCCTCAGACTTGTGAAAGCTGGGGGAATTTGGGTGGTAACACGTGAGGAAGCTCTCGTCCCTTTGTGGATGAGGGCTTTTTGTATTGATCAATATACCTACATTGGCTAAAACGGATTTACGTATAGGAGAAATCAAATAATAATGAGGAGGGTCTTGTATGGCACCTGAAAACAAAACGTTTTATATTACAACACCAATTTATTATCCGAGTGATAAGCTCCATATTGGTCATGCCTATACAACTGTTGCTGGCGATGCGATGGCACGTTATAAACGTCTACGCGGCTACGATGTCATGTATTTAACAGGTACTGATGAGCATGGACAAAAAATTCAAAAGAAGGCTGAGGAGAAAGGTCAAACACCTCAGGCGTTTGTTGATGAAGTTGTTAGTGGTATTCAGAACCTTTGGAACAAACTTGATATTAGTTATGATGAATTTATTCGCACGACAGAAGACCGTCATAAAAAAATTGTCGAACAAATTTTTGAACGTTTACTCGAACAAGGAGATATTTACCTTGATGAGTATGAAGGCTCATATTGTACACCGTGTGAGTCATTTTATACTGAACTTCAGCTTGATGAAGGGAAGTGCCCTGACTGTGGCCGTGATGTTGAACGTGTTCGCGAGGAGTCGTATTTCTTCCGTATGAGTAAATATGCCGATCGTTTACTGCAATTTTACGAGGAGAATCCTGAATTTATCCAGCCTGAATCACGTAAAAATGAAATGATCAACAACTTCATTAAACCAGGCTTAGAAGATTTAGCTGTTTCACGAACATCTTTTGAGTGGGGAGTAAAAGTCCCAAGTAACCCGAAACATGTCGTCTATGTTTGGATTGATGCCTTATCAAATTACATAACTGCCCTTGGCTATGGAACGGAAGATGCCACTAAATATGAAAAATTCTGGCCGGCAGATGTTCATTTAGTAGGTAAGGAAATCGTGCGCTTCCATACGATTTACTGGCCAATTATGCTAATGGCACTCGACTTGCCATTACCAAAGAAAGTGTTTGGGCATGGTTGGTTACTGATGAAAGACGGAAAAATGTCGAAATCAAAAGGGAATGTTGTCGATCCAGTTCCATTAATCGACCGCTATGGTTTAGATGCACTTCGATATTATTTACTTCGTGAAGTTCCGTTTGGATCTGACGGTGTATTTACACCAGAAAGTTTCGTGGAGCGTGTGAACTATGATTTAGCAAATGATTTAGGTAACCTTCTCAATCGAACAGTGGCAATGGTTACAAAATATTTTGATGGCAAGCTTCCAGCCTACGTCAAAGACGGGACACCTTTTGATGCACCTCTTGTTGAACTTGTTGAAGCGACAGTGGAAAAAGTCGAAAATGCGATGGAAGATATGGAGTTTTCAGTAGCGTTGACAGCGATTTGGCAGCTAGTTAGCCGTACAAATAAGTACATTGATGAGACGCAACCATGGGTGCTTGCTAAAAATGAAGACGAACGTGAAAAGCTAGGAACCGTCATGTACCATTTAGCTGAGTCTCTTCGTCATATTTCGATCATCATTCAGCCGTTTATGACAGAAACTCCGGCAAAGATTTGGGAACAACTTGGTATTGAACGGCAACATACAACATGGGAGTCATTAAAAGTATTTGCTAGTCTGCCTACAGGAACAGCTGTTACAAAGGGTGAACCAATCTTCCCGCGTCTAGATGTAGAAGAGGAAGTTGCCAATATCATCAACGATATGGGTGGAACGGTGATTGGACAAGAAGATCAAGAGGAAGAAAGTGAAATTGAAGCACCAGAAGTTGATGAAATTACCATTGATGACTTTACGAAGGTTGATTTGCGGGTAGCGGAAGTAATTGAAGCGGAGCCAGTGAAAAAGGCAAATAAACTACTTAAGTTACAGCTTGACCTTGGCTATGAAAAGCGTCAAGTTGTCTCTGGAATTGCCAAGCACTACAAGCCTGAGGAGTTAGTTGGTAAAAAGGTTATTTGTGTATCAAATCTAAAACCTGTTAAATTACGTGGAGAGTTATCACAAGGTATGGTGCTTGCTGCTTCTACTGATGACCAATTAACATTAGCAACAGTGGCAGATGCATTACCGAATGGTTCACAAGTCAAGTAAAAAACCACCACGTCTGTCAAAAGCTAAAGTAGGTCTTGATATCAAGAATCAACATCGGGTTAAATAGTGACTTTAACCTATTTCAGGGTTGTTCTAAAGGGTAGTCGCTATCCCATTAGGACAACCCTTTCGATTACCTTTGAACCAAAAAGGAAGAGAAAGGAAGGAACTCACACAATGTTATTTGATACACATGTTCATTTGAATGCTGACCAATTTAAAGAAGATGCGAGTGAAGTGATTGAGAGAGCCAATGCAGAAGGTGTTTCTCATATGGTTGTTGTCGGATTTGATACGGAGACAATTAAAGGAGCGATAAAGCTCGCTGAGACGTATGAATTTATCTATGCTGCTGTCGGCTGGCACCCAGTTGATGCAATCGATATGACTGATGCTGATCTTGAGTGGATTGAGGAGTTAGCAAGCCACCCGAAAGTTGTTGCTATTGGAGAGATGGGGCTTGATTACCATTGGGATAAGTCACCTAAAGACGTTCAAAAAGAAGTTTTTCGAAAACAAATTCGCCTCGCTAAAAAAGTAAATATGCCAATTATTATCCATGATCGTGAGGCTCACCAAGATATTGTAACGATCTTAAAAGAAGAAAATGCCGAGGAAGTTGGCGGGATTATGCACTGTTTTGGCGGTAGTCTTGAAATTGCCAAACAATGCATGGATATGAACTTTTATATTTCATTTGGTGGGCCTGTGACGTTTAAAAATGCGAAAAAACCAAAAGAAGTGGCAAAGGAAATTCCACTTGATCGCCTATTAATCGAAACGGACTGTCCATTTTTAGCGCCGCATCCATATCGAGGTAAGCGCAATGAGCCTGCGTATGTGAAGTTAATTGCTGAGCAGATTGCAGAACTGAAAGAGGTTAGCTACGAACAGCTTTCAAAGCAAACCATGGAAAATGCAAAAAAACTATTTTCCATAAGCTGACACAGTTTTTTGTCTAAGTGAGGCGAAGCTTGTCTACATATGATCGCACTCGTTTGTCTTCTACACCTCTTTCTATTTCCGAGGGCCGGACATGTCGATAAGTTTTTGTTTATTTTTGGGACGACATCCTTGATAATGGGAGAAAAGGTTCCAAGGAACTCAAATACAAAGGTTGACAAGGTGAGGTGAAATGTATATAATTCGGTCTTTGAGAAGGAGGAATGTATAACCATGACACCGAACATGAATAAATCTTTTTCCGATATGAATACTGGGAAAAGGTTGATCATGTCTATCATTAGTCTTATGGTTGTCGTTGCAGTTATCTCATATTCAGTATATGAAACGACAAAAGCAACGGTTACAATTACCGTTGATGGGGAAGAGACTGTAGTAAAAACTCATGCTAACACAGTAGCAGAGTTGATGATGGACCATGATTTCGTCGTAGAAGACCATGATGTTATTGAACCGTCGTTAGATACAGAATTGACGGGGAATATGGTTATCACTTGGACACCTGCAAAACAAGTCTTTGTAACGAACAATGGAACAGAAGAATCAGTTTGGACAACAGCAACAAACGTAGAAGAATTAATAGATCAATTAGACATAACAGTGGCTGAACATGATAAAGTTAGTCCTAGCCTAACGACAGATATCACAAACGATATGAATATTACCTATGAATCTGCTTTTGAAATCACACTAGACAACGGCGGTGAAGAGCAGGCCGTCTGGACGACATCGACGACTGTCGCTGACTTTTTAGATCAAGAAGAGATTTCTTTAGGCGAGCTTGACCGAGTTGAGCCTACTGAAGATGAACAAGTAACGAGCGATCTTGAAAAGGTTAGTGTCGTGCGCGTTGAAAAAGTAACTGATATTGTTGAGGAAGCGACTGATTATGCAACGGTTACCCGTAAAGATGATTCACTAGAAAGTGGGAATGAACAGGTTGTACAGTCAGGTGAAGAGGGACAAGTGAAGAAGCATTTTGAAGTTGTCCTTGAAAACGGTGAAGAAGTATCGAGAGAATTAGTGAAAACAGAAACGGTAAAGGAAAGTACTGATCGTATTGTAGCGGTTGGCACGAGACCATCAGCGGCATCAGTGTCTCGTAGTTCAAGCCCGTCAAGCTCAAGTAGTGGAGCGAATGGGCAAACGCTAACGGTTACCGCTACAGCCTATACAGCGAATTGTAGTGGGTGCAGTGGCATCACGGCGACCGGCGTTAACCTTAACCAAAACCGTAACCAAAAAGTGATTGCGGTTGACCCTAATGTCATTCCACTAGGTACGAGAGTGCATGTGGAAGGCTATGGTGAAGCTGTTGCAGCAGACACTGGCGGTGCAATCAAAGGGAATAAAATTGATGTTCACGTACCGACAAAGACCGATGCTCGTAACTGGGGACGCAAGCAAGTCACAGTAACAATTTTAGATTAATGATTGGTAGGTGCCCAAAAGGTGACAGAGAGCCTTTTTGGGCACCTTTTTGTTGTAGTAAAGGGGGGAGTGCGCGAACGGTGGAGGGTATACAGAGAAGTGGGCTTACCCACGCCAGCTTAGATTGAAGGTGAGAGAGAATACACTTGTTTAGGAGATTTGTTTCAAGTAGTGGACCTATGAGAATAGACGAGAAAAGATGTAAAACGGTTACGGTAGAAAAGAGGTTGCTGAAAATCGTACTTTTTCAGTAACCTGGGTAGAAAATAGCTTTTCTTTCGAAGACGTTTAGAAAACGAAAAGAACACCCGTGTCTTCAGTCATGGGATGAATTTTCGTCGGAAACTCTTTAATTTAATTATCAAACACCGACAAACACATGTTCCTTTTGGTATAATATACCTTAAGGAGGTGGAAATAGAATGTCTACTGAGAAGCAATTTGGAGTTGAAAAAGAAGTTTTAAAATTAGGATCAAAACAAGAGTATCTTGCTTTACGAAAACTCGTTCATTTGAGTAAAAACATGTACAATGTTGGCTTGTATTCAATACGCCAGCACTTCTTTAATACCAAAAAATATCTCAGTTACTCAAAAAACTATCATGAGTGCAAAGATAATGAGAATTACAAATTAATGGGTTCAGCAGCAGCTCAACAAACATTGAAGAAAGTTGACAAGAACTTCAAAAGTTTCTTTGGTTTGCTTAAAAAGAAATCTAAAGATGCGAGAATCCCAAAGTATCTAGAAAAATATGGTGTTTTTGAATTGAGTTACCCTCAATTCAAGTTACAAGACGATGGTACATTTAATGTTCCTATGTCACCATATTTTAAAAAGGAAAATGGAAGTATTATTGTTCGTTTTCCTACAAATTTAGACCCTTCAACAATAGCTGAAATTCGTATCATTCCAAGATATAACGCACATTATTTTGAGATTGAATACGTGTACAAAATCAAAGAGTTAGAAGAATACAATTTAAATGAAAACGAGGCACTTTCCATCGATTTAGGTATCGATAATTTTTGTTCTGTCGTTGATACGTTAGGCAACTCTTTCATTATTGATGGAAAGCGTATTAAATCTGTTAACCAATGGTACAACAAAGAAAATAAACGATTACAATCCATTAAAGATAAACAACACATCAACCACTTAACAAAGCGTCAGGTTTGTTTATTGAAAAAACGAAACAACATTTTACGCGATTATCTAAATAGAACAACTCATCACATTATCAAGCATTGCTTGGATAATGGAATCGGTAAATTAGTTGTCGGTCACAATAAAGAGTGGAAGAAAAATTCTAATATGGGCAAAAAATCAAATCAACGTTTCGTACAAATACCACATAGTCAACTCATTCAAAAACTAGAAGCCCTGTGTGAACGTTATGGCATAACGTCCATCAAACAAGAAGAATCGTATACATCTAAAGCCAGTTTTCTAGATAATGATGATATACCATCATTTGATGAAGAGAAAAAAGAAACACACACTTTCTCTGGAAAGCGTGTGAAACGTGGCTTGTATAAAACTATGAAAAATATATACGTTAACGCAGATATTAACGCTGCGGCTAATATTTTGCGTAAAAGTAAGCATAATATCGAATTCGATAAAGTGTGTAGGGGGCTTTTGGCAGCCCCAATGAGAATAAAATTGGTTTAAATCTTACAAGGTGAGTCCAATTGATTTCTCATAGAATCACGCGACTTTAGTCGTGTGTAGTTCAAACTATGGGGTACACTAGTTATTGAAACGAAAGATGGAGGCAAAGATGAAAATTAAAGAAATTATTGTCGTGGAAGGACGCGATGATACAGTAGCGATAAAGCGAGCGGTTGATGCTGATACGTTGGAGACAAATGGATCAGCTGTTGGAGCGGCAGTCATTGAAAGAATTCGCCTTGCTCAACAACGTCGTGGAGTCATTATTCTGACTGATCCAGATTATCCAGGTGAGCGTATTCGCCACATCGTTAGCCAAGCTATCCCAGGCTGTAAACATGCATTTTTGCCAAAGTATGAAGCGGTCTCAAAAAAAGGTGATGATTTAGGCGTTGAAAATGCGACGCCTGAAGCGATCAAAGCCGCATTGAGCCATGTGAAAGAGGAATTTGTCGCGGTAGAGTCAGATGTTTTTTGGCAAGACCTCGTTTATTTAGGCTTAATTGGTGGCAAAAAAGCAAAAAGTAGGCGAGAGAGGCTTGGGGAAATCCTTAAAATTGGGTATACAAATGGAAAGCAACTTCACAAACGGTTAGTCATGTTTCAAATTAGTAAAGCTGAATTTACAGAGGCAATCAAGCAAGTGTTAGAGGAGGAAGAAAATGAATAAAGACATCGCAACACCGCTTCGAACGAGAGCAATACTCGAAAAGTATAAGTTTAATTTTAAAAAGAGTTTAGGCCAAAATTTTTTAATTGATACAAACATCCTCGATAAAATTGTTGATTATGCTGGGGTTACTGAGTCTTCAGGAGTGATTGAAATTGGACCAGGAATCGGTGCATTGACTGAACAGCTTGCCAAACGTGCTGAAAAAGTCGTCTCGTTTGAAATCGATCAGCGGCTATTACCAGTGTTGAAGGATACACTATCTCTATATGATAACATTGATATTATCCATAGTGATGTGCTAAAGGCCAATGTGAAAGAAGTGATTAGGGATTCTTTTGAACCTGGGCAAGATCTCATGGTTGTCGCCAATCTTCCTTACTATGTGACGACACCGATCCTAATGAAACTGCTTGAGGAAAAATTGCCGATTCGAGGCATTGTTGTCATGATTCAAAAGGAAGTTGCGGACCGGATTAGTGCGAAGCCTGGAACAAAAGCTTATGGTTCACTATCGATTGCAGCACAATATTACGCAACCGCTGAGAGCGTCTTAACTGTACCGAAAACTGTTTTTGTCCCGCAGCCAAATGTGGACTCTGCGGTGTTGAGGTTAACGCTTCGGGATGAACCACCGGTAGCTGTTGATGATGAGGAACTGTTTTTTAATGTCGTTCGTGCAAGCTTTGCACAACGTCGAAAAACGATTTTAAATAACCTCGTACATAACCTAGACTATGGTGACAAGGAGATCTTAGAGTCTGCTCTAAAGGCAAGTGAGATCGATCCTCGTCGACGTGGAGAGACGTTATCGATTGCTGAGTTTGCTCGTATAAGTAATACACTTTTAGCACAAGGAAAATAACTCGTTATAGGCACTGTTTGACTCCTGCTTACATATGGTATATACGTGAGGAGGAGTTTCAAATGAAACTAAACATCGGTGATATCGTTGCTAGAAAATCGTATAATTACGATTTGCTATTTCGTATTGTTAACATTAATGAAGGTGAGGCCGAGTTATACGGTGAAGATGTTCGATTAATCGCCGATGCTCCGATCGGTGATTTAAAACTCATTGATGACCAAGAGCGTAAGAAACGCCGCAAACAAGAAAAGGAAAAGGAAGAGAATTGCTACCGGTTGTTTAACCAGGAATACCGGCTCTTGCAGCAACGCAATGAATATGAAGTATCTTCAGGGTATGCGAGTGGCCGCCCGTATTTTGAAATGAGAGGGCGTGTCTTGCATATTGATGGTGATCCTCTTTACTTAAAGAAGTGCACAGAACTCTACGGTAAGCTTGGTGTCCCCGTTTATGGCGTCCATATCCAGGAGAAAGAGATGCCGCACCAAATCACATCATTATTAGAAATGGTTCGACCAGATATCCTGGTCATAACCGGTCATGACGCTTATATGAAGGCACGAGGGAGTTCAGATGATATCAAGTCATACCGCAATTCTAAGCATTTTGCTGAGACGGTTAGAACGGCCAGAAAGATTGTGCCACAGCTTGATCACTTAGTGATCTTTGCAGGTGCTTGCCAATCTCATTTTGAGTCGATATTGAAGTCGGGAGCAAACTTTGCTAGCTCACCTGAACGCGTCAATATTCATGCGCTTGATCCTGTTTATATCGTTGCTAAAATTAGTTTAACTCCTTTTATGGACCGGGTGGGAGTTTGGGATGTGCTTCGAAATACAATTACTGGCGAAAAGGGAATTGGCGGTATTGAGACTCGTGGAGTTTTACGGCGTGGCATGCCGATAAAAAAGTATGATGATGAGTGATGAGAAAGCATAGTAGGTCTTTGGTGATTACTAGAGGCCTACTTTTTTACGTTGAGTCGGTAAAGAAATTCAGGAAAATCATACATAATTTCAGCCTTTTTATACAAACTATAAATAGAATATAGCATGTACATAAAGTAAAAAAATCACAATATGTAGTTATCCGTTGACAACCAAACGCAATAGTTGATATAATTTTAAATTTATTTGACAAGATACTACAAAACATGCTATAATTTAACATAGCGAGGTGGGGTGTATAAATGGGAAAAACATTGGTTGATATTAAGCGTGCCTTGGATGCTAACGTTGGAAAGCGAATTACAATTAAAGCAAATGGCGGGCGTCGAAAAACGATTGAGCGGTCAGGTTTTCTTGAAGAAACATACCCTTCAGTATTCATTGTGAAGTTAGATGAACAACAAAATGCATTTGAACGCGTATCTTATAGTTATGCAGATGTTCTGACAGAAACAGTTGAATTAACTGTTTGTGAGGAAGAGGCAGGAGTTACTCTAGAACAGTAGGATGCGTTGTCGAGGATAAAATAGCTTTCTTAACGTGGTGTTAAGGGAGCTATATTTATTTTGTTTTTGTACATACTATACTTGTCGGACCATCACATTTCTTAAAGGAGTTGTTGTACATGAGCAGACGACGCGGGATCATGTCAGAGCGCTTTAAGGAAGAGTTGGCGAAAGACCTCGGCTTCTATGATACTGTTCAAAAGGAAGGCTGGGGAGGCATCCGTGCTCGTGATGCTGGAAATATGGTGAAACGAGCAGTTGAAATGGCCGAAGAACAACTTTCTAGACAACAAAAATAATTGTGATTGGTGCGACAGAGGCTGTTCCCTAGTGGAGCAGTCTTTTTTGGTTAAACTGGATTTCCACAGAAGGTTTATGTATCGAAATAATCATGGTCTCTTTTGTTTTTAGTTGTATTTTCATAAGACTGGTGATTCACGTTTTTTCGCTGATTTCTTACGTATAAGTGTCGCAAATGCTAGAAAGAATGATGATAGGTTAAACGGAAACATGGCGAATATAGTCATATCTTGTGTTTTATTCGGGTCAGGTAAGGTGATCGTAGAAAAGGTGGTATGATATAGGAACTAATGATAAAATAACGTAAGCAAATGGAACAGTAGAGTAGAAGGTGAATGAACAGTGAAAATTTCAGTAAAAGCACCGGCAAAAATCAATTTGGCCCTCGATGTCCTGCATAAACGTGACGATGGATTTCATGAAGTTGAAATGATTATGACCACAGTTGATTTAGC
Proteins encoded in this window:
- the rsmI gene encoding 16S rRNA (cytidine(1402)-2'-O)-methyltransferase produces the protein MWQQSSYSDQSGKGVLYLVPTPVGNLEDMTYRAIRTLQEVDLIAAEDTRQTRKLCNHFEIQTKLVSYHEHNKEASGEKLLQHLRDGHDIALVSDAGMPAVSDPGYELVVSCLQEELAVVPLPGANAALPAIVASGLPTDQFLFYGFLHRQKKQKNEELEHLKSIEVPIIFYESPHRLKETLQLIEKAFGNRQISVTRELSKKHEEFIRGSISEVIEWCEVGQVKGEFCFVVAGASGDEQQEENWWQDLTIIQHVEHYLSLKMSSKDAIKQVARERKLPKREVYATYHKD
- a CDS encoding AbrB/MazE/SpoVT family DNA-binding domain-containing protein, coding for MKSTGIVRKVDELGRVVIPIELRRTLDIAEKDALEIYVDNDRIILKKYKPNMTCQITGEVSDENISLGDGKIVLSPSGAQELMNELQDYVAKSK
- the metG gene encoding methionine--tRNA ligase, whose amino-acid sequence is MAPENKTFYITTPIYYPSDKLHIGHAYTTVAGDAMARYKRLRGYDVMYLTGTDEHGQKIQKKAEEKGQTPQAFVDEVVSGIQNLWNKLDISYDEFIRTTEDRHKKIVEQIFERLLEQGDIYLDEYEGSYCTPCESFYTELQLDEGKCPDCGRDVERVREESYFFRMSKYADRLLQFYEENPEFIQPESRKNEMINNFIKPGLEDLAVSRTSFEWGVKVPSNPKHVVYVWIDALSNYITALGYGTEDATKYEKFWPADVHLVGKEIVRFHTIYWPIMLMALDLPLPKKVFGHGWLLMKDGKMSKSKGNVVDPVPLIDRYGLDALRYYLLREVPFGSDGVFTPESFVERVNYDLANDLGNLLNRTVAMVTKYFDGKLPAYVKDGTPFDAPLVELVEATVEKVENAMEDMEFSVALTAIWQLVSRTNKYIDETQPWVLAKNEDEREKLGTVMYHLAESLRHISIIIQPFMTETPAKIWEQLGIERQHTTWESLKVFASLPTGTAVTKGEPIFPRLDVEEEVANIINDMGGTVIGQEDQEEESEIEAPEVDEITIDDFTKVDLRVAEVIEAEPVKKANKLLKLQLDLGYEKRQVVSGIAKHYKPEELVGKKVICVSNLKPVKLRGELSQGMVLAASTDDQLTLATVADALPNGSQVK
- a CDS encoding TatD family hydrolase — protein: MLFDTHVHLNADQFKEDASEVIERANAEGVSHMVVVGFDTETIKGAIKLAETYEFIYAAVGWHPVDAIDMTDADLEWIEELASHPKVVAIGEMGLDYHWDKSPKDVQKEVFRKQIRLAKKVNMPIIIHDREAHQDIVTILKEENAEEVGGIMHCFGGSLEIAKQCMDMNFYISFGGPVTFKNAKKPKEVAKEIPLDRLLIETDCPFLAPHPYRGKRNEPAYVKLIAEQIAELKEVSYEQLSKQTMENAKKLFSIS
- a CDS encoding G5 and 3D domain-containing protein, which produces MTPNMNKSFSDMNTGKRLIMSIISLMVVVAVISYSVYETTKATVTITVDGEETVVKTHANTVAELMMDHDFVVEDHDVIEPSLDTELTGNMVITWTPAKQVFVTNNGTEESVWTTATNVEELIDQLDITVAEHDKVSPSLTTDITNDMNITYESAFEITLDNGGEEQAVWTTSTTVADFLDQEEISLGELDRVEPTEDEQVTSDLEKVSVVRVEKVTDIVEEATDYATVTRKDDSLESGNEQVVQSGEEGQVKKHFEVVLENGEEVSRELVKTETVKESTDRIVAVGTRPSAASVSRSSSPSSSSSGANGQTLTVTATAYTANCSGCSGITATGVNLNQNRNQKVIAVDPNVIPLGTRVHVEGYGEAVAADTGGAIKGNKIDVHVPTKTDARNWGRKQVTVTILD
- a CDS encoding RNA-guided endonuclease InsQ/TnpB family protein; protein product: MSTEKQFGVEKEVLKLGSKQEYLALRKLVHLSKNMYNVGLYSIRQHFFNTKKYLSYSKNYHECKDNENYKLMGSAAAQQTLKKVDKNFKSFFGLLKKKSKDARIPKYLEKYGVFELSYPQFKLQDDGTFNVPMSPYFKKENGSIIVRFPTNLDPSTIAEIRIIPRYNAHYFEIEYVYKIKELEEYNLNENEALSIDLGIDNFCSVVDTLGNSFIIDGKRIKSVNQWYNKENKRLQSIKDKQHINHLTKRQVCLLKKRNNILRDYLNRTTHHIIKHCLDNGIGKLVVGHNKEWKKNSNMGKKSNQRFVQIPHSQLIQKLEALCERYGITSIKQEESYTSKASFLDNDDIPSFDEEKKETHTFSGKRVKRGLYKTMKNIYVNADINAAANILRKSKHNIEFDKVCRGLLAAPMRIKLV
- the rnmV gene encoding ribonuclease M5; translated protein: MKIKEIIVVEGRDDTVAIKRAVDADTLETNGSAVGAAVIERIRLAQQRRGVIILTDPDYPGERIRHIVSQAIPGCKHAFLPKYEAVSKKGDDLGVENATPEAIKAALSHVKEEFVAVESDVFWQDLVYLGLIGGKKAKSRRERLGEILKIGYTNGKQLHKRLVMFQISKAEFTEAIKQVLEEEENE
- the rsmA gene encoding 16S rRNA (adenine(1518)-N(6)/adenine(1519)-N(6))-dimethyltransferase RsmA; this encodes MNKDIATPLRTRAILEKYKFNFKKSLGQNFLIDTNILDKIVDYAGVTESSGVIEIGPGIGALTEQLAKRAEKVVSFEIDQRLLPVLKDTLSLYDNIDIIHSDVLKANVKEVIRDSFEPGQDLMVVANLPYYVTTPILMKLLEEKLPIRGIVVMIQKEVADRISAKPGTKAYGSLSIAAQYYATAESVLTVPKTVFVPQPNVDSAVLRLTLRDEPPVAVDDEELFFNVVRASFAQRRKTILNNLVHNLDYGDKEILESALKASEIDPRRRGETLSIAEFARISNTLLAQGK
- the yabG gene encoding sporulation peptidase YabG, with protein sequence MKLNIGDIVARKSYNYDLLFRIVNINEGEAELYGEDVRLIADAPIGDLKLIDDQERKKRRKQEKEKEENCYRLFNQEYRLLQQRNEYEVSSGYASGRPYFEMRGRVLHIDGDPLYLKKCTELYGKLGVPVYGVHIQEKEMPHQITSLLEMVRPDILVITGHDAYMKARGSSDDIKSYRNSKHFAETVRTARKIVPQLDHLVIFAGACQSHFESILKSGANFASSPERVNIHALDPVYIVAKISLTPFMDRVGVWDVLRNTITGEKGIGGIETRGVLRRGMPIKKYDDE
- the veg gene encoding biofilm formation stimulator Veg, which encodes MGKTLVDIKRALDANVGKRITIKANGGRRKTIERSGFLEETYPSVFIVKLDEQQNAFERVSYSYADVLTETVELTVCEEEAGVTLEQ
- a CDS encoding small, acid-soluble spore protein, alpha/beta type, which produces MSRRRGIMSERFKEELAKDLGFYDTVQKEGWGGIRARDAGNMVKRAVEMAEEQLSRQQK